From the genome of Colletotrichum higginsianum IMI 349063 chromosome 4, whole genome shotgun sequence, one region includes:
- a CDS encoding Rhamnogalacturonan lyase, which produces MMFLSLLWSLLFLPSIVLAAFGWTDNGSEYVIDSGADLVIKVTKCCGDISSLKFKGVEYNGWGGKNSHVESGLGASTVSIASYSNVIKVSVVHGTLRHWIFVRYGNNNVYLFTNKADNSISAMRYIVRIKGGLFSHAATESDFYDGGSSIIEAQDINVNSAGLTKSKHYQGSNYGRSTGSTHVTLLRANTQHKASGGPFFRSLVRRADPTGEDLYDIYYYNMGHTDPMRTGLQGPSVLAFTSGEDPNSNLFARKADWSWFDDKGLNGWVPASGRGYASGVGLANMKSGKTYVVGLSNSVAQYWGTAGAGGAWSIAKVIPGTYTLTVYKDELEVATSSVTIKAGAGTAVNTITCVDPQDDATIWRIGEWDGTPKGFLNFEDTPLKLTYMHPSDSRISTWNAGNFIVGTHGANRFPGYMWKEVNSGYIIYFKLTADQLKSGHTVRIGLTEAYIGGRPAINVNSWASPLPAATTQASTRSLTVGTYRGNNVKLTYAVPQSAWVQSTSEWQVLTINIISGSSGTKFLSPGVSFDALELLP; this is translated from the exons ATGATGTTCCTTTCGCTCCTTTGGTCGCTTCTCTTCCTGCCTTCGATCGTCTTGGCCGCCTTCGGCTGGACTGACAACGGCTCCGAGTATgtcatcgacagcggcgccgaCTTGGTTATCAAGGTCACCAAGTGTTGCGGTGACATCTCCTCGCTCAAATTCAAGGGCGTCGAGTACAACGGCTGGGGCGGCAAGAACAGCCACGTCGAGTCCG GGCTGGGAGCCAGCACCGTAAGCATCGCGAGCTACAGCAACGTTATCAAGGTTTCGGTCGTCCACGGC ACACTCAGGCACTGGATATTCGTCCGTTATGGAAACAACAACGTCTACCTCTTCACAAATAAGGCCGACAACTCCATCTCCGCCATGCGTTACATAGTCCGCATCAAGGGCGGATTGTTCTCGCACGCCGCAACCGAAAGT GATTTctacgacggcggcagcagcatcatcgaGGCCCAAGACATCAACGTCAACAGCGCCGGGCTGACCAAGAGCAAGCACTACCAGGGCTCCAACTACGGCCG TTCTACCGGCTCGACGCATGTAACCCTTCTCCGTGCTAACACACAACACAAGGCCTCGGGCGGCCCCTTTTTCAGATCCCTGGTGCGTCGCGCCGACCCCACCGGCGAGGACTTGTATGACATCTACTATTACAACATGGGTCACACCGACCCCATGCGCACCGGTCTCCAGGGCCCCTCGGTCCTGGCCTTCACTTCCGGCGAGGATCCCAACAGCAATCTCTTCGCTCGCAAGGCGGACTGGTCCTGGTTTGATGACAAGGGC CTTAATGGTTGGGTCCCTGCTTCTGGCCGCGGCTACGCTTCTGGCGTTGGTCTCGCCAACATGAAGTCCGGCAAGACCTACGTCGTCGGTCTGTCAAACTCCGTTGCGCAGTATTGGGGAACcgcgggcgccggcggcgcctggtCCATCGCCAAGGTCATACCCGGCACCTACACCCTGACTGTCTACAAGGACGAGCTTGAGGTCGCAACCTCGTCCGTCACCatcaaggccggcgccggcactGCCGTCAACACCATTACTTGTGTCGACCCACAGGATGATGCTACCATTTGGCGCATCGGCGAGTGGG ATGGAACCCCCAAGGGCTTCTTGAACTTCGAGGATACCCCCCTGAAGCTTACTTACATGCACCCCTCGGACAGCCGCATCTCCACCTGGAACGCCGGAAACTTCATTGTCGGCACACACGGCGCGAATCGCTTCCCCGGCTACATGTGGAAG GAGGTCAACAGTGGCTACATCATCTACTTCAAGCTCACGGCCGACCAGCTTAAGTCGGGCCACACGGTGCGCATCGGCCTCACCGAGGCCTACATCGGCGGCCGCCCCGCCATCAACGTCAACTCATGGGCCTCGCccctgcccgccgccaccacgcAGGCCAGCACCCGCTCGTTGACCGTCGGCACCTACCGGGGTAACAATGTCAAGCTGACCTACGCCGTGCCCCAGTCCGCCTGGGTCCAGAGCACGAGCGAGTGGCAGGTCCtcaccatcaacatcatcaGCGGCAGCTCCGGCACCAAGTTCCTCAGCCCCGGTGTCAGTttcgacgccctcgagcttctGCCTTGA
- a CDS encoding C6 zinc finger domain protein, whose protein sequence is MADNLDPPIRNIQRRTKVKTGCATCRIRRVKCDENKPFCRKCVSTGRTCDGYASPFRLVFARQSINSNVHAGSCIEPGAAGLQLFRPTSTGIEISPQDIDLLGRYFSTKTMFDVKLGCNEEARQILQASQTDPTIQHAVSSLRALREQLEASVAQRTPSYGYDYGLQQYCIALGGLATRLSSPSPKESKSALLCCQIFISIEQVRGNYAAMTQHIIQGLSIMREYRARPKSLPADREKIPLLDVFIIKLFAAPCKFADSPATTEPDASGTVVAICMKQSAKSRNLRAIAPDIRTRLTRIAGTTLEFLDRLSRLEPAASAPRLLSEQASLLNLLDSWLVDLKLVLADMRPSRPEPLSVSFLRFFHQILKVALLGALCSSPDLHTELRTEIDRLRPIAGTIEEGVKAYETRGGMRKWARDT, encoded by the exons ATGGCAGACAACCTCGACCCCCCAATACGAAATATCCAGAGGAGAACCAAGGTGAAAACTGGTTGTGCGACGTGCAG AATAAGAAGAGTCAAATGCGACGAGAACAAGCCGTTTTGCCGGAAATGCGTCAGCACTGGCCGCACCTGCGACGGCTACGCGTCTCCCTTTCGGCTCGTTTTTGCCAGGCAATCCATAAACAGTAACGTCCATGCCGGCAGCTGCATCGAGCCAGGCGCGGCTGGTTTGCAACTCTTCCGGCCCACCTCGACCGGGATCGAGATCTCCCCTCAGGAcatcgacctcctcggccgttACTTCTCGACCAAGACCATGTTTGATGTGAAGCTAGGGTGTAATGAAGAAGCCAGGCAAATTCTCCAGGCCAGCCAGACTGATCCAACGATACAGCATGCAGTCTCGTCTCTCAGGGCTCTCCGGGAACAACTCGAGGCGTCTGTCGCGCAGCGGACCCCGAGCTACGGCTATGATTATGGCCTCCAGCAATATTGTATAGCACTAGGGGGCCTAGCAACCAGACTTTCGTCCCCAAGCCCCAAGGAATCCAAGTCGGCGTTGCTCTGCTGTCAGATCTTCATCAGTATCGAGCAAGTGCGGGGGAACTACGCCGCCATGACCCAGCACATCATACAAGGACTCAGCATCATGCGCGAGTACCGCGCGAGACCGAAATCGCTGCCGGCTGACCGTGAAAAGATACCGCTGCTGGATGTGTTCATCATCAAGCTGTTCGCTGCGCCGTGCAAGTTTGCGGATTCTCCAGCGACGACCGAACCCGATGCGAGCGGGACGGTGGTTGCCATATGTATGAAGCAGTCTGCCAAATCCCGCAATCTCCGCGCGATCGCGCCCGACATCCGGACGCGGCTCACAAGGATTGCTGGAACAACGCTGGAGTTCCTTGACAGGCTGTCGCGTCTCGAGCCGGCGGCAAGTGCTCCTCGGCTGCTGTCCGAGCAAGCATCCCTGCTGAACTTGTTGGACTCGTGGCTCGTTGATCTCAAACTCGTTCTTGCGGATATGAGACCTTCCCGGCCCGAGCCTCTTTCGGTGTCTTTCCTGCGCTTCTTCCACCAGATCTTGAAAGTCGCTCTCCTGGGCGCGCTTTGCTCCTCGCCGGATCTTCATACCGAGTTGCGGACCGAGATCGACCGATTGCGGCCCATAGCGGGCACTATAGAGGAAGGAGTAAAGGCGTATGAGACACGCGGTGGTATGAGAAAGTGGGCAAGGGACACTTAA
- a CDS encoding Glutathione S-transferase, translating into MLKLVTNNPRIASELLHRSSKMSPAFTLYGARGSTNTDRVRLTLAEGGFTDYELILINLYKGEQKSGENLKRHPWGKVPVVTFPDGFTLYESRAIGKYLAKKYSFPLLPSDSDAEAAALFDQAQSVETLYFADPAGRIGYEKFVKKFIGLPADEAVVSAALRSVEAFFDVAERALQHSDYMAGKDFTLVDINYIPLVQRLVACGYGDVILGRKAVQAWWDRVVNRPAIQQLLAADKETMTAARG; encoded by the exons ATGCTGAAGCTCGTCACAAACAATCCCAGGATCGCATCGGAACTGCTGCACCGCTCCTCCAAGATGTCACCAGCTTTTACTCTGTATGGCGCCCGCGGTTCGACCAACACGGACCGTGTCCGTCTAACCCTTGCCGAGGGTGGTTTCACAGACTACGAGCTCATTCTCATCAACCTCTACAAAGGTGAACAAAAA TCCGGAGAAAACCTGAAGCGTCACCCGTGGGGCAAGGTTCCCGTCGTCACGTTCCCCGACGGCTTCACCCTCTACGAGAGCCGCGCCATTGGCAAGTACCTCGCCAAGAAGTACTCGTTCCCGCTGCTGCCCTCGGACTCTGACGCCGAGGCTGCGGCGCTGTTCGACCAGGCGCAGTCGGTGGAGACGCTCTACTTCGCCGACCCGGCGGGCCGAATCGGGTACGAGAAGTTCGTCAAGAAGTTTATCGGGTtgcccgccgacgaggccgtcgtctcAGCCGCCCTGCGGTCCGTCGAGGCGTTCTTCGACGTCGCGGAGCGTGCGCTGCAGCATAGTGACTACATGGCCGGGAAGGACTTCACCCTCGTCGACATCAACTACATTCCGCTCGTCCAACGGCTGGTTGCGTGCGGATACGGAGAcgtcatcctcggccgcaaGGCCGTGCAAGCTTGGTGGGACCGAGTCGTCAACAGGCCGGCCATCCAGCAGCTGTTGGCCGCGGACAAGGAGACTATGACCGCCGCGCGTGGATAG